A window from Mesorhizobium sp. WSM2240 encodes these proteins:
- a CDS encoding ABC transporter substrate-binding protein, with the protein MKKLLLSSAAMAALAVALPASAFSQEIKQGGAMTVTYKDDVSTLDPAIGYDWQNWSMIKSLFDGLMDYEPGTTTLKPDLAESYEISPDGQTFTFKLRQGVKFHNGRELTAEDVKYSIERVVNPVTQSPGAGFFGSIKGFEEASAGNADGLSGITVVDPYTIRFELSRPDATFLHVAALNFAHVVPKEEVEKHGADFGKHPVGSGAFKLAEWTLGQKLVFERFADYWNKGLPKLDQITFEVGQEPIVALLRLQKGEIDIPGDGIPPAKFIEVTEDPAFKDLVIQGGQLHTGYVAMNVKIKPFDDVKVRQAVNMAINKDRIVRIINGRAVPANQPLPPTMPGYAKDYEGYPYDVEKAKALMAEAGLADGVETELFVMNTDPQPRIAQAIQQDLAAIGIKASVKSLAQANVIAAGGEPEAAPMIWSGGMAWIADFPDPSNFYGPILGCGGAVEGGWNWSWYCNEDLDRQAAAADAIVDPAKKAEREEMWRNIYLKIMEDAPWAPIFNEERFSMRSARIGGADELFVDPVHIPVHYDQVYAKDVQ; encoded by the coding sequence ATGAAAAAACTGCTTCTTTCGAGCGCCGCCATGGCAGCGCTGGCGGTCGCTTTACCGGCGTCCGCATTCTCCCAGGAGATCAAACAGGGCGGCGCGATGACGGTGACCTACAAGGACGACGTCTCAACGCTTGATCCGGCGATCGGTTATGACTGGCAGAACTGGTCAATGATCAAGTCGCTGTTCGACGGGCTGATGGACTATGAGCCCGGCACTACGACGCTGAAGCCAGACCTCGCCGAATCCTACGAGATCTCGCCGGACGGCCAGACCTTCACCTTCAAGCTACGGCAGGGCGTCAAATTCCACAATGGCCGCGAGTTGACCGCTGAAGACGTGAAATATTCGATCGAGCGCGTCGTGAACCCCGTGACCCAGAGCCCCGGCGCCGGCTTCTTCGGCTCGATCAAGGGTTTTGAGGAAGCGAGCGCCGGCAATGCGGACGGCCTCTCCGGCATCACCGTCGTCGACCCCTATACGATCAGGTTCGAACTATCGCGGCCCGACGCCACCTTCCTGCACGTCGCAGCGCTCAACTTTGCTCACGTGGTTCCCAAGGAGGAGGTGGAGAAGCATGGCGCCGACTTCGGCAAGCATCCGGTAGGGTCGGGCGCTTTCAAGCTCGCCGAATGGACGCTCGGCCAGAAGCTCGTCTTCGAGCGGTTCGCCGATTATTGGAACAAGGGCCTGCCAAAGCTCGACCAGATCACCTTCGAGGTTGGCCAGGAGCCGATCGTGGCGCTGCTTCGCCTGCAGAAGGGCGAGATCGACATCCCTGGCGACGGCATCCCACCGGCGAAGTTCATCGAAGTGACGGAAGATCCCGCCTTCAAGGATCTGGTCATCCAGGGCGGCCAGTTGCACACCGGCTATGTCGCGATGAACGTGAAGATCAAGCCGTTCGACGATGTGAAGGTACGCCAGGCCGTAAACATGGCGATCAACAAGGACCGCATCGTACGCATCATCAATGGCCGTGCCGTCCCCGCCAACCAGCCGCTGCCGCCGACGATGCCGGGCTATGCCAAGGACTATGAGGGTTATCCCTATGACGTCGAGAAGGCGAAAGCCCTAATGGCCGAGGCAGGCCTGGCTGACGGGGTCGAGACCGAACTGTTCGTCATGAACACCGACCCACAGCCCCGCATCGCGCAGGCAATCCAGCAGGATCTCGCCGCCATCGGCATAAAGGCTTCGGTGAAGTCGCTGGCGCAGGCCAACGTGATCGCCGCCGGCGGTGAGCCTGAAGCCGCGCCGATGATCTGGTCGGGCGGCATGGCCTGGATCGCCGATTTTCCGGATCCTTCAAACTTCTATGGTCCGATCCTTGGCTGCGGCGGTGCGGTGGAGGGCGGCTGGAACTGGTCCTGGTACTGCAATGAGGACCTCGACCGCCAAGCAGCCGCGGCCGACGCGATCGTCGATCCGGCGAAGAAGGCGGAACGCGAGGAGATGTGGCGCAACATCTACCTGAAGATCATGGAAGACGCGCCCTGGGCTCCGATCTTCAACGAGGAACGCTTCTCGATGCGTTCGGCGCGCATCGGGGGAGCGGACGAACTGTTCGTCGATCCCGTCCACATCCCCGTCCACTACGATCAGGTCTATGCAAAAGATGTGCAGTAA
- a CDS encoding ABC transporter permease — MMAYVARRLLQSLLILLGISLVTFVLLYLVPADPARQIAGRSATAQTVENIREQLGLNLPFYQQYLRYLGDLLQGDLGRSYLQKTEVAELIWSRLPASLLLMAGAIACELAIGLTMGAIAALRRGTPVDNSLMVVSFVGVSAPQFVIGILLLYVFAVRLEWFPIGGYGTFAHLVLPSVTLGFLGAGWYSRMMRSSLIDVLGQDYIRTARAKGLRRAQILFVHAMPNAILPIIAMIGIDIGLFMSGIVVVESVFGWPGIGQLAWQAIQRIDIPIIMGVTMVSAFAIVIGNLLADLIAPLVDPRIKLR, encoded by the coding sequence CTGATGGCCTATGTCGCGCGCCGCCTGCTGCAAAGCCTGCTGATCCTCCTCGGGATCAGCCTGGTCACTTTCGTGCTTCTTTATCTCGTCCCAGCCGACCCTGCCCGCCAGATCGCGGGTCGAAGCGCGACCGCGCAGACGGTCGAGAACATCCGAGAGCAACTCGGGCTCAATCTTCCGTTTTACCAGCAGTATCTGCGCTATCTCGGCGACCTGCTGCAGGGCGATCTCGGCCGCTCCTATCTCCAGAAGACGGAAGTGGCGGAGTTGATCTGGTCTCGCCTGCCCGCCAGCCTGCTCCTGATGGCCGGCGCGATCGCCTGCGAGCTGGCTATCGGCCTCACCATGGGCGCCATCGCGGCGCTGCGGCGCGGCACTCCGGTCGACAATTCGCTGATGGTCGTCTCCTTCGTCGGCGTCTCGGCGCCACAATTCGTGATCGGGATCCTACTACTTTACGTCTTTGCGGTGCGGCTCGAATGGTTCCCGATCGGCGGCTACGGAACGTTTGCGCATCTGGTCCTCCCTTCGGTCACGCTCGGCTTCCTCGGCGCAGGCTGGTACTCGCGCATGATGCGCTCGTCGCTGATCGATGTGCTTGGCCAGGACTACATCCGCACCGCACGCGCCAAAGGACTGAGGCGGGCGCAGATTCTGTTCGTCCATGCCATGCCAAACGCCATCCTGCCCATCATCGCGATGATCGGCATCGATATCGGGCTCTTCATGTCCGGAATCGTCGTGGTGGAAAGCGTGTTCGGCTGGCCGGGCATCGGCCAGCTTGCCTGGCAGGCGATCCAGCGCATCGACATCCCGATCATCATGGGTGTCACGATGGTCTCGGCCTTCGCCATCGTGATCGGAAACCTGCTCGCCGATCTGATCGCGCCGCTCGTCGACCCCCGCATCAAGCTTCGCTGA
- a CDS encoding ABC transporter permease: MSALESSAGVSPQTQSILSRLLRRPLALFGLAVIAIVVIAALFAPWIVPHDPHEQFFEGLSIEGAPLPPDSTFWFGTDLVGRDLFSRLIYGARTSLIIGVVANGIAVLIGSMVGIIAGYFGGWVEAVLMRFTDLMMAFPALLLAIVLAAIFTPSLWIVALVIAMVNWVQIARVLYTETRALAERDFIQAERAMGAGALRIMLRHILPHLTSTIIVWATLGIATTVLLEATLSFLGIGVQPPIPSWGNIIFENQTYFSSAPWLVFIPGVAILLLALAFNLVGDAMRDILDPTQQGHH, from the coding sequence ATGAGCGCGCTCGAAAGCAGTGCCGGGGTTTCGCCGCAAACGCAGAGCATCCTGTCGCGGCTGTTGAGGCGGCCGCTTGCCCTTTTCGGGCTGGCGGTCATCGCGATAGTGGTCATCGCGGCGCTCTTTGCGCCCTGGATCGTTCCTCACGACCCGCATGAGCAGTTCTTCGAGGGCCTGAGCATCGAGGGCGCGCCGCTGCCGCCGGATTCCACTTTCTGGTTCGGCACCGACCTTGTCGGCCGCGACCTGTTCAGCAGGCTCATCTACGGCGCGCGGACGTCGCTGATCATCGGGGTTGTGGCCAACGGCATCGCCGTGCTCATCGGCTCGATGGTCGGCATCATCGCGGGCTATTTCGGGGGCTGGGTGGAAGCCGTACTGATGCGCTTCACCGACCTCATGATGGCCTTCCCAGCGCTGCTTCTCGCCATCGTGCTCGCCGCCATCTTCACGCCCAGCCTGTGGATCGTCGCCCTTGTCATCGCCATGGTAAACTGGGTGCAGATTGCGCGGGTTCTCTACACCGAGACCCGCGCCTTGGCCGAGCGCGACTTCATCCAGGCCGAGCGCGCCATGGGCGCCGGCGCACTGCGCATCATGCTGCGCCACATCCTGCCGCATCTCACCTCGACAATCATCGTCTGGGCGACGCTCGGCATCGCCACCACGGTGCTGCTCGAGGCAACGCTGAGCTTCCTCGGCATCGGCGTGCAGCCGCCTATCCCGTCCTGGGGCAACATCATATTCGAGAACCAGACTTATTTTTCCAGCGCGCCCTGGCTGGTCTTCATCCCCGGTGTGGCGATCCTGCTTCTGGCACTCGCCTTCAACCTCGTTGGCGATGCGATGCGCGACATCCTCGATCCAACGCAGCAGGGCCACCACTGA
- a CDS encoding ANTAR domain-containing protein, translating into MSAVRPIPSFEGWRALVVHRPHANVDAILLQFERLGISATHCWPEIAGRSDLSEWNVLVIDADMGYDAQFPWQPGAAPMPIIVLIGSEAPGRVSWAINQGADAQLLKPIGSAGLYSALVIARHSFAQRTALAGEIASLRMRLQSREAVAEATALLMVRDNISSRAAFQKLRMQAMSERRAIELIAEELVAAVEFERKQR; encoded by the coding sequence ATGAGCGCCGTCAGACCCATTCCGTCCTTTGAGGGCTGGCGCGCCTTGGTCGTCCACCGGCCCCACGCCAATGTCGACGCCATTCTGCTCCAGTTCGAGCGCCTCGGTATATCGGCCACGCATTGCTGGCCCGAAATAGCGGGGCGCTCCGATCTGAGCGAATGGAACGTGCTCGTGATCGACGCGGATATGGGTTACGACGCCCAGTTTCCATGGCAGCCCGGCGCGGCTCCAATGCCGATCATAGTGCTGATCGGCTCGGAAGCGCCCGGCCGGGTATCCTGGGCGATAAACCAGGGCGCCGACGCGCAGTTGCTGAAGCCGATCGGCAGCGCCGGGCTTTACAGTGCGCTTGTCATCGCCCGCCATTCATTCGCGCAAAGGACGGCGCTCGCCGGTGAAATCGCTTCCCTGCGGATGCGGCTGCAAAGCCGCGAGGCTGTGGCCGAGGCGACCGCGCTGTTGATGGTCCGCGACAACATCTCGTCAAGAGCAGCGTTCCAAAAGCTCAGGATGCAGGCGATGAGCGAAAGGCGGGCGATTGAGCTGATCGCCGAGGAGCTGGTGGCGGCCGTCGAATTCGAGCGGAAGCAAAGATGA
- a CDS encoding transporter substrate-binding domain-containing protein: MAGESVIPIGILFSRSGPYAEPGQEGFNGAMAAIDEVNRDRTFPFSLDPVIRDPQGNTDRYAPFCREMVGQAGVRHVVGCTTSWSRKEVIPVVEKMDALLWYPCVYEGFEASENVVYVAACANQHLLPLLDYIIPRYGRDPVLLGSNYIWGWETNRIAREVVTHSGGTVLAERYVPIGDPDIAHLITEIRAKRPDFILNNLIGSSSYAFLRAYHALGLEDSSFRPENRPVISCNLYEGEIAELGEAAAGHYSVSCYFQSLQTDENRIFLERIGAANRTQPVTAFFAESYASVLMIANAIRSIGTDAIEQVLTAVTAEALPSPFGNILVNRRTNHVAMPAHIARARADGGFEVVHEGRVAIEPDPFLTRTRLGVTTNDQSEQDVKSGFLRVVR; encoded by the coding sequence ATGGCAGGCGAAAGCGTCATTCCGATCGGCATCCTGTTCTCGCGCTCGGGTCCATATGCGGAGCCGGGACAGGAAGGATTCAATGGCGCCATGGCCGCCATCGACGAAGTGAACCGCGACCGAACTTTTCCGTTCTCGCTCGACCCGGTGATCCGCGACCCGCAAGGCAATACGGACCGCTATGCGCCGTTCTGCCGGGAGATGGTCGGACAGGCCGGCGTCAGGCATGTCGTGGGCTGCACGACATCCTGGAGCCGCAAGGAAGTGATCCCTGTCGTCGAAAAGATGGATGCGCTGCTTTGGTATCCGTGCGTCTATGAGGGCTTCGAAGCGAGCGAAAACGTCGTCTATGTCGCTGCCTGCGCCAATCAGCATTTGCTGCCGCTGCTCGACTACATCATTCCGCGCTACGGGCGCGATCCGGTGCTGCTCGGCTCCAACTACATCTGGGGCTGGGAGACCAACCGCATCGCCCGCGAGGTCGTCACCCATTCGGGCGGTACCGTCCTGGCGGAACGCTACGTGCCGATCGGCGATCCCGACATTGCCCATCTGATCACGGAGATCCGCGCCAAGCGCCCGGACTTCATCCTCAATAACTTGATCGGCTCCTCTTCGTATGCCTTCCTGCGCGCCTACCATGCGTTGGGCCTGGAGGATTCCTCGTTCCGGCCGGAAAACCGTCCGGTGATAAGCTGCAACCTCTATGAGGGCGAGATCGCCGAACTCGGCGAGGCGGCGGCCGGACACTATTCGGTCAGCTGCTATTTCCAGTCACTGCAGACCGACGAAAATCGAATATTCCTGGAACGGATCGGCGCTGCGAACCGCACCCAGCCGGTCACGGCGTTCTTCGCCGAGAGCTATGCAAGCGTGCTGATGATCGCCAATGCGATCCGCAGCATCGGCACCGACGCAATCGAGCAGGTGCTGACGGCCGTGACGGCCGAAGCCCTGCCCTCCCCCTTCGGGAATATCCTTGTCAACCGGCGGACCAACCACGTCGCCATGCCGGCGCACATCGCTCGCGCCCGGGCCGACGGCGGATTCGAGGTGGTGCACGAAGGACGCGTGGCGATCGAGCCCGACCCTTTCCTGACGCGGACCCGACTTGGCGTGACCACGAACGATCAATCCGAACAGGATGTCAAATCCGGATTTCTGAGGGTGGTGCGATGA
- a CDS encoding Tm-1-like ATP-binding domain-containing protein, producing MKAMTKAPRILVVGTGDTKADELLFMRDCIAKAGGVPVMMDASVLGEPPYRPDYDKHAVAAAAETTIDAIAASGDENTAMTAMALGASRLARQLQEKDEIDAFIGLGGTMGTDLALDVALALPLGVPKFVVSTIAYSHLIPPERVATDLMMILWAGGLYGLNGACKSVLSQACGAVVGAARYVVKPVMDRPVIAMSSLGKSCLTYMVSLKPELERRGYEVVIFHTTGMGGRAMESIAARKGFAAVMDFSLQELANYLNGSVVNSGPGRLENAGRAGIPQIVAPGAIDMVDLPTWQPVPEIFAGRPYHAHNRLIASVTCGTEARRRIARAIGDKLAGARGPVAFVLPSGGIQQWDQDGEPLHDPDGLAAFVDEMRLAVREPAELHEIEGHINSEAFVSTVLAIFDRWVEAGIVPAGRGAVANTKFETHA from the coding sequence ATGAAGGCCATGACAAAAGCACCCCGCATCCTCGTCGTCGGCACCGGCGACACCAAGGCCGACGAACTTCTGTTCATGCGCGACTGCATCGCAAAGGCGGGCGGCGTGCCTGTCATGATGGACGCCAGCGTTCTCGGCGAGCCTCCCTATCGCCCGGACTATGACAAGCACGCGGTCGCCGCCGCGGCAGAAACCACCATCGATGCAATCGCCGCCAGCGGCGACGAGAACACGGCTATGACGGCGATGGCGCTCGGCGCCTCGCGCCTGGCGAGGCAACTCCAGGAGAAGGACGAGATAGACGCTTTCATCGGGCTCGGCGGCACGATGGGGACCGATCTGGCGCTCGACGTGGCGCTGGCGCTGCCGCTCGGTGTGCCGAAATTCGTGGTGTCGACGATTGCCTACTCACATCTGATACCGCCCGAGCGCGTCGCTACCGACCTGATGATGATCCTCTGGGCCGGCGGCCTCTACGGCCTCAACGGCGCCTGCAAGTCGGTGCTATCGCAGGCCTGCGGCGCAGTGGTCGGCGCCGCGCGGTACGTCGTGAAGCCGGTGATGGACCGGCCGGTGATCGCCATGAGTTCGCTTGGCAAGAGCTGCCTGACCTATATGGTTTCGCTCAAGCCGGAACTGGAGCGGCGCGGCTACGAGGTGGTTATTTTCCACACAACCGGAATGGGCGGGCGGGCGATGGAATCGATCGCCGCGCGGAAGGGTTTTGCGGCGGTGATGGATTTCAGCCTGCAGGAACTCGCCAATTATCTGAACGGATCGGTGGTGAATTCCGGCCCCGGCCGGCTTGAGAATGCGGGCCGGGCGGGTATCCCCCAGATCGTCGCGCCGGGCGCCATCGACATGGTGGACCTCCCGACATGGCAGCCGGTGCCCGAAATCTTCGCCGGCCGTCCTTACCATGCCCATAACCGGCTGATCGCTTCGGTGACCTGCGGCACCGAAGCCCGCCGCCGCATCGCCCGCGCCATCGGCGACAAGCTCGCCGGCGCGAGAGGCCCGGTCGCCTTCGTACTGCCGTCCGGCGGCATCCAGCAATGGGACCAGGATGGCGAGCCGCTGCACGACCCCGACGGGCTTGCCGCCTTCGTCGACGAAATGCGGCTGGCCGTCCGCGAGCCGGCCGAACTGCACGAGATCGAAGGGCACATCAACAGCGAAGCTTTCGTGAGCACCGTGCTCGCCATCTTCGACCGCTGGGTCGAGGCGGGAATCGTTCCCGCCGGCAGGGGTGCGGTGGCCAACACCAAGTTCGAGACCCACGCGTAA
- a CDS encoding FecR domain-containing protein, with translation MRGKYCNNRREVSAVSASYRAICSASAVFLTVFWANVALPQSANLGCNLEQRAGTSRQVLRCPGGVRITAEDGARYSLADRDRDGNADGVILRRKALLLEVPTGQTSGFVVVTPQAIAAVRGTKWAVDAQSGKTSVFVVDGRVGVQRPSSSASVLLGPGEGVDVERGTTPLTVRRWPAARVSALMARLGE, from the coding sequence ATGCGGGGAAAATATTGCAACAATAGGAGGGAGGTATCTGCCGTGAGTGCGAGCTACCGAGCCATTTGCAGCGCGAGCGCCGTCTTCCTGACGGTGTTCTGGGCGAACGTTGCATTGCCGCAATCCGCTAACCTGGGCTGCAACCTGGAGCAACGGGCCGGCACTTCGAGACAAGTCCTGCGCTGCCCCGGAGGTGTGAGGATCACCGCCGAAGACGGTGCTCGATATTCACTGGCGGACCGCGATCGGGATGGAAACGCCGACGGCGTCATTTTGCGGCGGAAGGCTTTGCTGCTCGAGGTCCCGACTGGGCAGACATCTGGCTTCGTTGTCGTCACGCCGCAGGCGATTGCCGCCGTGCGAGGCACGAAATGGGCGGTCGACGCGCAAAGCGGCAAGACGTCGGTTTTTGTCGTCGACGGTCGCGTCGGCGTTCAACGGCCTAGCTCGAGCGCCAGCGTCCTGCTGGGTCCCGGCGAAGGCGTCGATGTCGAACGCGGAACGACTCCCCTGACCGTCAGGCGCTGGCCGGCGGCGCGCGTGTCCGCATTGATGGCGCGCCTGGGAGAATAA
- a CDS encoding adenylate/guanylate cyclase domain-containing protein, translated as MRRRALPTLIALLLAGLWGAGLGYLHWRGNVWFLDRVEATMADVRTIIRGTASPPDLITIVAIDDEVAKGEGYPLGRATLSRLVDEIARLDPKIIAVDLLLVDPKEKQDDEALARSLDRSATVIAAAAVFAGGKQWIPPQADGPLGRLPDAEGFLMPLQAFSDAAAVGVVNVATDQTGTPRFVPMLFRSGDLVEASLPLRVAALAIGAEPEFEPNRLFLGTRLIRTDLGHLLPLAFYGPRGTIPTVSAATVLAGQLDGDEVRNRIVVIGATVTGGGDVFPTPFDPVLPGVEVISTAIANLMTGGGIVRDRNIRLVDAGFAVVLPMVLVALVAWRRSAIGLAAVIGVVLAWAAVNVTAFSNGIWLSAALPMAAAFPPAVLFGGAQLWRDRDRAQYFATQSRLLQKVQASGLGQWLAKHGDFLQEPVREDAAVVFIDLSGFTGLSETLGPNATRELLSAFHRLVDAEVTECGGIVTSFMGDGAMILFGLPEPAPDDASNAASCSVKLSHRTKAWLASLPASTSSRLGYKIGAHFGTVVASRMGGESHQHIAATGDTVNVASRLMEVAAGHLTELAVSDELLRVAGRDCALYKSGALQGPIETSIRGRAGSLAIWLWKDTEVATSSNDCSDVDLD; from the coding sequence TTGAGGCGCCGGGCGCTCCCGACCCTGATTGCACTCCTCCTGGCAGGGCTTTGGGGTGCTGGTCTGGGATATTTGCACTGGCGCGGGAACGTGTGGTTCCTCGATCGCGTCGAAGCCACCATGGCTGATGTTCGAACGATCATCAGGGGAACGGCAAGCCCGCCTGACTTGATCACGATCGTTGCGATAGACGACGAGGTCGCGAAAGGCGAAGGCTATCCCTTGGGCCGCGCCACGCTGTCTCGCCTCGTCGATGAAATCGCCCGCCTTGATCCGAAAATAATCGCGGTTGACCTGCTGCTCGTCGATCCGAAGGAAAAGCAGGATGACGAGGCCCTGGCGCGATCGCTTGACAGGAGCGCCACCGTGATCGCGGCGGCAGCGGTTTTCGCAGGCGGCAAACAGTGGATACCGCCGCAAGCCGATGGCCCCCTCGGCCGGCTGCCGGATGCAGAAGGATTTCTGATGCCGCTGCAAGCGTTTTCCGACGCCGCCGCGGTTGGCGTGGTGAACGTGGCGACCGACCAGACGGGAACGCCACGGTTCGTTCCGATGCTGTTTCGTTCAGGAGACCTGGTGGAAGCCTCTCTCCCTTTGCGCGTCGCCGCCCTGGCGATCGGAGCAGAGCCTGAGTTCGAACCCAACCGCCTGTTCCTGGGAACGCGGTTGATCCGAACGGATCTCGGCCATCTTCTTCCTCTCGCCTTCTATGGCCCGCGCGGCACCATACCCACCGTCAGCGCCGCGACCGTGCTCGCTGGCCAATTGGACGGCGATGAAGTCCGCAATCGGATCGTCGTGATCGGGGCAACGGTAACCGGAGGCGGAGATGTCTTCCCCACCCCCTTTGATCCGGTGCTCCCGGGCGTCGAGGTGATCTCCACGGCGATCGCCAACCTGATGACCGGCGGCGGTATCGTGAGAGATCGGAATATTCGTCTCGTCGACGCCGGCTTTGCCGTGGTCCTGCCGATGGTCCTCGTCGCTCTCGTGGCCTGGCGGCGCAGCGCGATTGGCCTGGCAGCGGTCATCGGCGTGGTGCTGGCCTGGGCCGCAGTCAACGTAACAGCCTTTTCGAACGGCATATGGCTGAGCGCCGCGCTGCCGATGGCAGCCGCTTTTCCTCCGGCGGTCCTGTTTGGAGGCGCGCAACTCTGGCGCGACAGGGATCGGGCGCAATATTTCGCGACGCAGAGCCGGTTGCTGCAGAAAGTACAAGCGTCGGGTTTGGGCCAGTGGCTGGCAAAGCATGGCGATTTCCTTCAGGAGCCGGTCCGTGAGGATGCGGCGGTCGTGTTCATCGATCTGTCTGGCTTCACCGGCCTGAGCGAGACATTGGGGCCGAACGCCACCCGCGAACTGCTGAGCGCGTTTCACAGGCTGGTCGACGCGGAAGTGACGGAGTGTGGCGGCATCGTCACCAGTTTCATGGGCGACGGAGCCATGATCCTGTTCGGTCTGCCCGAGCCAGCGCCCGACGATGCGTCGAACGCCGCCAGCTGCAGCGTCAAGCTATCGCACCGCACCAAAGCCTGGCTTGCCTCCCTGCCCGCATCCACCTCATCCCGTCTCGGCTACAAGATCGGGGCGCATTTCGGCACCGTCGTCGCATCGAGAATGGGCGGCGAAAGCCACCAGCACATCGCGGCTACAGGCGACACCGTCAATGTCGCCAGCCGGCTGATGGAGGTTGCCGCCGGCCATCTGACCGAACTTGCCGTCAGTGATGAGCTGCTGCGCGTGGCTGGACGAGACTGCGCGCTTTACAAGTCCGGCGCCCTTCAGGGCCCAATCGAAACAAGCATTCGAGGACGCGCCGGCTCACTGGCAATCTGGCTTTGGAAGGATACCGAAGTCGCGACGTCATCGAACGACTGCTCGGACGTAGATCTCGACTAG
- a CDS encoding 2,3-bisphosphoglycerate-dependent phosphoglycerate mutase has translation MSGTLVLVRHGQSEWNLKNLFTGWRDVDLSELGHAEAKAAGQKLKERGLKFDIAFTSALKRAQKTCQYILDAVGQENLQTIRDAALNERDYGDLNGLNKDDARAKWGEEQVHIWRRSYDTPPPGGESLKDTGARVWPYYLHDMQPHVLRGGTVLVAAHGNSLRALIMALDGTSGEDIVKLELGTGVPIIYRLNADSTVASKEILAG, from the coding sequence ATGTCCGGAACACTGGTGCTCGTCCGTCACGGCCAGAGCGAATGGAATTTGAAGAACCTGTTCACCGGCTGGCGGGACGTGGATCTGAGCGAATTGGGCCATGCGGAAGCCAAGGCGGCGGGCCAGAAGCTGAAGGAGCGCGGGCTTAAATTCGATATCGCCTTCACCTCCGCGCTGAAGCGTGCGCAGAAGACATGCCAGTATATTCTCGACGCCGTCGGCCAGGAAAACCTGCAGACGATCCGGGACGCCGCCCTCAACGAGCGGGACTATGGCGATCTGAACGGGCTCAACAAGGACGATGCGCGGGCCAAATGGGGCGAGGAGCAGGTGCATATCTGGCGCCGCTCCTACGACACGCCGCCGCCCGGCGGCGAAAGCCTCAAGGACACGGGCGCGCGGGTCTGGCCCTATTATCTGCACGACATGCAGCCGCATGTGCTGCGCGGCGGCACCGTGCTGGTCGCCGCCCACGGCAATTCGCTGCGCGCGCTGATCATGGCGCTGGACGGAACCTCGGGCGAGGACATCGTCAAGCTGGAGCTCGGCACCGGCGTGCCGATCATCTACCGTCTCAACGCCGATTCGACCGTCGCTTCGAAGGAGATTCTGGCCGGCTGA
- the dapB gene encoding 4-hydroxy-tetrahydrodipicolinate reductase yields the protein MSDMRLVVVGAAGRMGQTLIRTIHSIPGATVAGAIERSGSPHLGKDAGELAGIGTLGVPITDDPLPVFARADGVLDFSVPAATVEFSGYAAQARIVHVIGTTGCSPEDDARIAAAARHAPIVKSGNMSLGVNLLAVLVEQAARALDPEDFDVEILEMHHRHKVDAPSGTALLLGEAAAAGRGIALAQNSVRVRDGHTGARRAGDIGFATLRGGSVIGDHSVVLAGTGERVTLSHNAEDRTIFARGAVKAALWARTRKPGLYSMRDVLGLS from the coding sequence ATGAGCGATATGCGCCTCGTTGTCGTCGGAGCCGCCGGCCGGATGGGGCAGACGCTGATCCGCACCATCCACTCCATTCCAGGCGCCACCGTCGCCGGAGCGATCGAGCGCTCGGGATCTCCCCATCTTGGGAAGGATGCGGGTGAACTCGCGGGCATCGGCACGCTCGGCGTGCCGATCACCGACGACCCGTTGCCGGTCTTCGCCAGGGCGGACGGCGTGCTCGACTTCAGCGTGCCGGCGGCGACGGTGGAATTTTCCGGATACGCGGCGCAGGCCCGCATCGTCCATGTGATCGGCACCACCGGCTGCTCGCCGGAGGACGATGCCAGGATCGCGGCGGCGGCGCGTCACGCGCCGATCGTCAAAAGCGGCAATATGAGCCTCGGCGTTAATCTGCTCGCCGTGCTGGTCGAGCAAGCCGCACGCGCGCTAGACCCGGAAGACTTCGATGTCGAGATCCTCGAAATGCACCACCGCCACAAGGTCGACGCGCCTTCGGGCACGGCGCTTCTGCTCGGCGAAGCAGCGGCTGCTGGGCGCGGCATTGCTCTCGCGCAAAACAGCGTGCGGGTGCGCGACGGGCATACCGGCGCCAGACGAGCCGGCGACATCGGCTTCGCTACGCTTCGCGGCGGTTCGGTGATCGGCGACCACTCGGTCGTGCTCGCCGGTACCGGCGAGCGGGTCACGCTATCGCACAATGCCGAGGACCGTACGATCTTTGCGCGCGGTGCGGTGAAGGCGGCGCTCTGGGCGCGAACCCGCAAACCGGGGCTCTACTCGATGCGGGACGTTCTCGGTCTCTCATAG